Proteins encoded together in one Mycobacterium noviomagense window:
- a CDS encoding bifunctional 3-(3-hydroxy-phenyl)propionate/3-hydroxycinnamic acid hydroxylase, translated as MSISCWAVDVTDVDVVVVGAGPVGLTLANILGLQGVRTLILEERETLIDYPRGVGLDDEALRTFQAIGLVDRILPHTVPNQILRFVDAKRRVLAEMAPADARFGWPKRNGFVQPLVDAELLSGLDRFEHVELWWHRPMTSCSETADDVTVEVGGDGEPTVRARYVVGCDGGRSATRRMMGVSFDGTTSSTRWLVVDIANDPLGHPNSEVGADPRRPYASISIAHGIRRFEFMIHADETDEEAEDPAFLARMLAPFVPYPERVDVIRHRIYTHHSRIAGAFRRGRLLLAGDAAHLMPVWQGQGYNSGIRDAANLGWKLAAVVTGRAGDALLDTYDVERRKHARAMIDLSTMVGRVISPTDRRVATARDLLVRAASVMPSLKRYVLEMRFKPMPRYEHGAVVHTDPHSDSPVGTLFIQPRVDTRESQNVLLDDVLGGWFAVLCWNNNPREILGAAAFSQWKALGARFVAARPLAQLHWTGHDDPNVVVVGDRDGELKKWFDSHRDSVLFLRPDRCIAGACIAQRARELSASLFDILTLSGGGDFDGDAGPVLYVPQPDAESARAVAGPS; from the coding sequence ATCTCGATTTCCTGTTGGGCCGTTGACGTGACCGATGTCGACGTCGTTGTGGTAGGTGCCGGCCCGGTCGGGCTGACATTAGCCAATATCCTTGGCCTGCAAGGCGTGCGGACGCTGATACTCGAAGAGCGGGAAACGCTGATCGACTATCCCCGCGGTGTCGGGCTCGACGACGAAGCCTTGCGCACTTTCCAGGCGATCGGCCTGGTCGATCGCATCCTGCCGCACACGGTGCCCAACCAGATTCTGCGGTTCGTCGACGCCAAGCGCCGGGTCCTCGCCGAGATGGCCCCGGCGGACGCCCGTTTCGGGTGGCCTAAACGCAACGGGTTCGTGCAGCCACTCGTCGACGCCGAATTACTCAGCGGCCTCGACCGATTCGAGCACGTCGAATTGTGGTGGCACCGCCCGATGACCTCGTGTTCGGAAACGGCCGACGATGTCACTGTCGAAGTCGGCGGCGACGGGGAGCCCACTGTGCGGGCGCGCTACGTCGTGGGCTGCGACGGCGGTCGCAGCGCAACGCGGCGGATGATGGGCGTGTCCTTCGACGGGACGACGTCGTCGACGCGCTGGCTGGTCGTGGACATCGCCAACGATCCGCTCGGCCATCCCAACAGCGAGGTCGGCGCCGACCCGCGGCGCCCGTACGCCTCGATCTCCATCGCCCACGGAATCCGGCGCTTCGAGTTCATGATCCACGCCGACGAAACTGACGAAGAGGCCGAGGATCCGGCGTTCCTCGCCCGCATGCTGGCGCCCTTCGTGCCGTACCCGGAGCGCGTCGACGTCATCCGCCACCGGATCTACACCCATCACTCGCGGATTGCGGGCGCTTTTCGTCGCGGCCGTCTGCTGCTGGCCGGCGATGCCGCGCATCTGATGCCGGTGTGGCAGGGCCAGGGTTACAACAGCGGGATCCGCGATGCCGCCAACCTGGGCTGGAAGCTGGCCGCGGTGGTAACTGGACGGGCCGGCGATGCGCTGCTCGACACCTACGACGTGGAGCGGCGCAAGCATGCTCGCGCGATGATCGACCTGTCGACAATGGTGGGGCGGGTCATCTCGCCGACGGATCGCAGGGTCGCCACGGCGCGTGATCTGCTGGTCCGCGCGGCGTCAGTTATGCCGTCGCTCAAACGATATGTGCTGGAGATGCGGTTCAAGCCGATGCCGCGTTATGAGCATGGGGCCGTCGTGCACACCGACCCTCACTCGGACTCGCCGGTCGGCACCCTGTTCATCCAGCCGCGTGTCGATACCCGCGAGTCCCAGAACGTGCTGCTCGACGATGTTCTCGGCGGCTGGTTCGCGGTGCTGTGTTGGAACAACAACCCCCGCGAAATCCTGGGCGCCGCAGCGTTTTCTCAGTGGAAGGCTTTGGGTGCGCGGTTCGTGGCAGCACGTCCGCTGGCCCAACTGCACTGGACCGGTCACGACGACCCCAACGTTGTGGTCGTCGGGGACCGGGACGGTGAACTCAAGAAATGGTTTGACAGCCACCGCGATTCCGTGCTGTTTCTGCGCCCCGATCGGTGCATCGCCGGCGCCTGCATCGCGCAGCGTGCAAGGGAGCTGAGCGCCTCGCTCTTCGACATCCTCACCTTGAGCGGAGGAGGTGATTTCGACGGTGACGCTGGCCCTGTGCTGTACGTCCCACAGCCCGATGCTGAATCTGCCCGGGCCGTCGCAGGACCTTCTTGA
- a CDS encoding alpha/beta fold hydrolase — MAEYESIWSDLQGVPFTQGYLDAGGIRTRYLHAGDADDKPVLVLLHGSGGHAEAYVRNLEAHAEHFSTLAIDMLGHGYTDKPGHPLEIPHYVEHLMAVLDAIGAERASLSGESLGGWVAARAAVDHPDRIDRLVLNTAGGSQADPQVMQRIITLSMAAAENPTWETVQARIKWLMADKSKDYDDLVASRQRVYRQPGFVAAMRDIMALQDPEIRARNLLGPAEYGSITAPTLVLWTSDDPTADVEEGRRIASMIPGARFEVMPGCGHWPQYEDPKTFNRLHLDFLLGR, encoded by the coding sequence GTGGCGGAATACGAGAGCATCTGGAGCGATCTTCAAGGTGTCCCGTTCACACAGGGCTACCTCGACGCCGGCGGGATCCGAACCCGCTACTTGCACGCGGGCGACGCAGATGACAAACCGGTCCTGGTGTTGCTGCACGGATCAGGCGGACACGCCGAAGCTTACGTGCGCAATCTGGAGGCGCACGCCGAACACTTCTCCACCTTGGCCATCGACATGCTGGGGCACGGTTATACCGACAAGCCCGGCCACCCGCTCGAGATTCCGCATTATGTCGAGCATCTGATGGCGGTGCTGGACGCGATCGGGGCCGAACGCGCGAGCCTGTCCGGTGAGTCGCTCGGCGGATGGGTGGCAGCCCGCGCCGCCGTCGATCATCCCGACCGGATCGACCGGCTCGTGCTCAACACAGCCGGCGGTTCCCAGGCCGATCCGCAAGTGATGCAGCGGATCATCACGTTGTCCATGGCCGCAGCCGAAAACCCGACCTGGGAGACCGTGCAGGCGCGCATCAAGTGGTTGATGGCCGACAAGTCGAAGGACTACGACGACCTGGTCGCAAGCCGCCAACGCGTCTACCGCCAGCCAGGTTTCGTTGCCGCTATGCGCGACATCATGGCACTGCAAGACCCCGAGATACGGGCGCGCAATCTGCTCGGCCCGGCCGAGTACGGCTCGATTACCGCGCCGACCCTGGTGCTGTGGACCAGCGACGACCCGACCGCCGACGTCGAGGAAGGCCGCCGCATCGCCTCGATGATCCCTGGCGCGCGCTTCGAGGTGATGCCGGGCTGCGGACACTGGCCGCAATACGAGGACCCCAAGACCTTCAACCGACTCCATCTCGATTTCCTGTTGGGCCGTTGA
- a CDS encoding IclR family transcriptional regulator, with translation MNGSQTLARGLTALQLVAAAPAGLNVQEVAGGLEVHRTIAYRLLTTLAEFRLVAKGEDGRYRPAAGLAVLGASFDRNLRQLSLPILRALADDLGTTVSLLVAEGDQQVAIAVIVPTHVAYQLAFHEGSRYPLNRGAAGIALLASMPPRPGERDLVTRARRQGWVITHGEIEPNTYGLAVPVHRDAPSPPTCINLISHREDVVIRGKDAVINAAKQLSAILS, from the coding sequence ATGAACGGTTCGCAGACCCTGGCCAGGGGCCTGACTGCATTGCAGCTTGTCGCCGCAGCCCCGGCGGGGCTCAACGTGCAGGAGGTTGCCGGCGGCCTCGAGGTGCACCGGACGATCGCCTATCGGCTGCTCACCACGCTGGCCGAATTCCGGCTGGTCGCAAAAGGGGAAGACGGCCGTTACCGGCCGGCCGCGGGCCTGGCTGTGCTGGGTGCATCGTTCGACCGCAACCTGCGCCAACTGAGCCTGCCGATCCTGCGCGCGCTCGCCGACGACCTGGGCACCACGGTGTCGTTGCTCGTCGCAGAAGGTGATCAGCAGGTGGCGATCGCGGTGATCGTGCCCACCCACGTCGCCTACCAGCTCGCCTTTCACGAGGGCAGCAGGTATCCGCTGAACCGGGGAGCCGCCGGCATCGCATTGTTGGCCAGCATGCCCCCGCGCCCGGGCGAACGCGACCTGGTCACCCGAGCCCGAAGGCAGGGCTGGGTTATCACGCACGGAGAGATCGAGCCGAACACTTATGGCTTGGCGGTTCCCGTCCACCGCGACGCGCCGTCACCGCCGACGTGCATCAACCTGATCTCTCACCGCGAGGACGTGGTGATACGCGGCAAGGATGCAGTTATCAACGCGGCCAAGCAACTATCGGCGATTCTGAGCTGA
- a CDS encoding FAD-dependent oxidoreductase, with translation MPSESHEFDVVVLGSGGAGLTAALTAAVNGASVALYEKAPAVGGTTAVSGGVVWIPAHNRCPEGELTVADALRYLRAQSLGSMDDVLVETFVRTGPAMLDFVEAHSPLHFEIAAGFPDYKPELPGGRPSGGRSLNATPFDLTQLGDWRERITSFPADWSNVGFDAETRARLHASVDEQAGEVCVAGTALVAGLLKGLLDCGVVPQTGARAEELIADSGRITGVRIACGGDSVTVRARRAVILACGGFEWDPVRVNAFLRGPMHGAVSPPNNTGDGLRMAMAHGADLANMGEAWWVPIVQIPGDTIDGQQRSRSVRLERTRPRSIIVNRAGRRFVNEACDYNSMAGAFHYLDPRDGYVNDPAWIVFDALHLKRYGFLGVAPGEPVPDWFWASADLAELGTRTGIDSDGLAHTIERWNRNVASGSDPDLGRGSSAYDGYWGDERATTLAGKTLGPIDTPPYYAVPVSVGAMGTKGGPRTDRDGRVLHVSGEPIAGLFAAGNAMAGVTGRAYGGAGGTIGPAMVFGYRAGYAAATGKSVD, from the coding sequence ATGCCTTCAGAGAGCCATGAATTCGACGTCGTCGTGCTCGGCAGCGGAGGCGCGGGACTCACTGCCGCACTGACCGCCGCCGTCAACGGCGCGTCGGTGGCGCTATACGAGAAGGCGCCGGCCGTGGGCGGCACCACTGCCGTTTCTGGCGGTGTGGTGTGGATTCCCGCGCACAACCGTTGCCCGGAGGGGGAACTGACGGTGGCCGATGCATTGCGGTACCTGCGTGCGCAATCTCTCGGGTCGATGGACGACGTGCTGGTCGAAACATTTGTGCGCACCGGCCCGGCCATGCTCGACTTCGTCGAGGCGCATAGCCCGCTGCACTTCGAAATAGCCGCCGGCTTCCCCGATTACAAGCCCGAGCTGCCCGGCGGGCGGCCTTCCGGTGGACGATCGCTGAACGCCACCCCGTTCGACCTGACTCAGCTCGGCGACTGGCGGGAGCGGATCACGTCGTTTCCCGCGGATTGGTCGAACGTCGGGTTCGACGCCGAAACCCGTGCCCGCCTGCACGCATCGGTCGACGAACAGGCCGGCGAGGTGTGCGTTGCCGGCACCGCGCTTGTGGCCGGACTGCTCAAGGGATTACTGGACTGTGGCGTTGTGCCGCAAACCGGTGCGCGCGCCGAGGAACTCATTGCCGACTCGGGTCGGATCACCGGCGTGCGGATCGCCTGCGGCGGGGACAGTGTGACCGTTCGCGCCCGGCGCGCGGTGATCTTGGCGTGCGGCGGCTTCGAGTGGGATCCTGTGCGGGTCAACGCCTTCCTGCGCGGGCCGATGCACGGGGCGGTCTCGCCGCCCAACAACACCGGCGACGGGCTGCGCATGGCGATGGCGCACGGCGCCGACTTGGCCAATATGGGAGAAGCGTGGTGGGTGCCGATCGTGCAGATCCCGGGCGACACGATCGACGGACAGCAACGCAGCCGCAGCGTCCGGCTGGAACGGACCCGTCCGCGCAGCATCATCGTCAACCGTGCCGGTCGCCGGTTTGTCAACGAGGCGTGCGATTACAACTCGATGGCCGGCGCCTTCCACTACCTCGATCCGCGCGACGGATACGTCAACGATCCCGCGTGGATCGTCTTCGACGCTCTGCATCTGAAGCGATACGGCTTTTTGGGTGTCGCGCCAGGCGAGCCGGTTCCGGACTGGTTCTGGGCCTCGGCCGACCTTGCCGAGCTGGGCACCAGGACCGGTATCGACTCCGACGGGCTGGCCCACACGATCGAGCGCTGGAACCGCAACGTCGCTTCGGGGTCCGATCCTGACTTGGGACGGGGCTCAAGCGCATACGACGGCTACTGGGGTGACGAACGCGCCACCACACTCGCGGGCAAGACACTCGGCCCGATCGACACGCCGCCCTACTACGCGGTTCCGGTGAGCGTGGGCGCGATGGGCACCAAGGGTGGGCCGCGCACCGATCGCGACGGCCGAGTGCTGCATGTCAGTGGCGAGCCGATTGCCGGCCTGTTCGCGGCCGGTAACGCGATGGCCGGAGTGACCGGACGGGCCTACGGCGGGGCCGGCGGGACCATCGGGCCGGCAATGGTTTTCGGCTACCGCGCAGGATACGCCGCAGCGACCGGCAAGTCGGTGGACTGA
- a CDS encoding cytochrome C oxidase subunit IV family protein, which produces MKAGFNKRLLVVWLVLSAITLVYLWVGSIDPARSLRPSAVVTVSAIVMALIKVRIVFREFMEVRHAPVLLCRLADGWVLLMAVCLLGSYFVGMAVR; this is translated from the coding sequence GTGAAAGCTGGATTCAACAAGAGGCTGCTCGTCGTGTGGCTGGTACTGTCGGCGATCACGCTGGTCTATCTGTGGGTGGGCTCGATCGATCCTGCCCGATCACTTAGGCCCAGCGCTGTCGTCACGGTGAGTGCGATCGTGATGGCGCTCATCAAGGTGCGCATCGTTTTTCGCGAGTTCATGGAAGTCAGGCACGCGCCGGTCTTGCTATGTCGGCTCGCCGACGGGTGGGTACTGCTGATGGCAGTGTGTCTGCTCGGTAGCTACTTCGTCGGCATGGCGGTCAGGTAG
- a CDS encoding cytochrome c oxidase subunit 3 — MTELADAGSRPQEKPAKFVPGQPDMWAFVLFEALVFTSYFVVYMIFRTQSPELYLKSQAQLDLRIGVFETLVLLTSSWSMARCVQASRAGTFQSALANALATIAFGLVFMVSKVSEWVTYIHRGFAFSTNEFFQHYFFLTGIHFLHLLIGFVAVGVVVYQLSSPARRSQQLVETGATYWHTVDFLWIVIFALLYVVR, encoded by the coding sequence ATGACCGAGCTCGCGGACGCCGGCTCGCGACCCCAAGAGAAACCGGCGAAGTTCGTTCCCGGGCAGCCCGACATGTGGGCCTTCGTTCTCTTCGAGGCGCTGGTCTTCACCAGCTATTTCGTTGTCTACATGATCTTTCGCACGCAGAGCCCCGAGCTCTACCTGAAATCGCAGGCCCAGCTGGATCTGCGTATCGGCGTCTTCGAAACGCTTGTCCTGCTCACGAGTTCCTGGTCCATGGCGCGATGCGTCCAAGCATCCCGTGCCGGAACCTTCCAGTCCGCGTTGGCGAATGCGTTAGCCACCATCGCGTTTGGGCTGGTGTTTATGGTTTCGAAGGTGTCCGAGTGGGTCACATACATCCACCGCGGTTTCGCGTTCTCCACCAACGAGTTCTTCCAACACTATTTCTTCCTAACCGGCATTCACTTTTTGCACCTGCTGATCGGCTTCGTCGCCGTGGGTGTCGTCGTCTACCAGCTCAGCAGCCCGGCACGGCGGTCCCAGCAGCTCGTCGAAACAGGCGCCACCTACTGGCACACCGTCGACTTCCTGTGGATCGTCATCTTCGCGCTGCTCTACGTCGTGAGGTGA